The genomic window TAATTGTAAAACCTTTTAAAATTGGTGATTTGGTACAGATACAGGACAACACCGGTCATGTAAGAGAGATCAATCTCAACTCAACTATTATTGAGGATAATGACCAGAAAAAAATTATCATTCCGAGCTCTCTTATTTTAAATAATGTGATTGTAATTATAAAAGAAACTGATGCGAAATAGATTATTTTGTTTCCGAAAGGTAGCTATAGAAATCAGTGGATATTCAAGTGCTTGTATTTGATTTACTTTTTTTAATGGGGCATCTGTTACAAAGTTATTTTAAACAAACTAAAATTACTCGGAAATGAGAACTACCGAGCTGACGTTTTACTACGAATTCAGATTAATATATCAGAGAAGCCTTAAGGGATTTTGAATCTATTTGAATTGTATGTTTTGAGATTGCAACAATTTAGAGGTATGATATGATATAGTTTGTACGAATCAGGTGAAACCATATTTTATTTATTAACCCATTTCATTTCCTAATTTGTATCCTTATTTCCAAAAAATTGAATTCATTGAGAATAGGTTAATTTAGTTTCCCAATGAATCGTTGTTCAACCAAAAAGACATGAGAAATTTAGGGTGTAATTCCGGTGTCTATTTTTGCTTGTTTTCTGTGTGGACTCAAACTTTGATAGTTGTTGGAAAAAACGAAAGCCGACTTTTAGTGCCATGTCGGCTTCGTTTTAACCTTTTACAAGGATGTTACTTTGCCATTAGAGGGTACTCCAGTATTGATCGAGAGTGTCTTGACTAAGTCATGGTTCCCGACTGGATAGATTTTTTGGGGAGGTAGATCCTTTTCCAGGCCATTCTTCAAACAAAAACTAAAGTTGAGGTAGGTAAGAAACCGCCTTCATTGCCGTTGCATTTAGGCTTACAAACTTATTCTGCGAATTGGTTTGTAATTGATTTCATAGGATTAGTGTCAGAATTTCCGATTCCGTTACCGGATTTCAATAATTTTTTTAAAAAAAAATGAATTTTTGAGGAAGGCAGAAATTGAGCCTAATTTATGTTTGGAGACTCCCCTTTTCCCATCATTTTCAGTAGATGAGACTTAAATTCCATTAAGATCATCGCGGTAGCTCCCCAAACCCAGTGGCCGTCCAATACAAATCCAGGTACCTCGATAGAATCAGAGTAACTTGTCTTGATCGTTCTTTTCTCAATATTTTGGTCCGCAAGCAGATCATGAAGCCGTATAGGAATCAATTCTTCTACTTCATTTTCACCAAGTTGGAAGTTTGGAGTACCTGTGTAATAAGCCACGTAGGGATGTACTATGTTTTGACTTACAGGAATAAATAGTGTGGACAATGATCCAACTATCAGGATGTTTTCTGTATTTACTCCTATTTCTTCCGAACTTTCTCTGATGGCTGTCAGTGCAAGATTGGAATCAGTTTCTTCTTGTCGTCCCCCGGGAAGGCTGATTTGGCTTTTGTGTGGATCTCCGGGATGCGCAGATCGCCTGATCAATGGAAAAACAAAGTCCTCATCGTTCTCGTAAAGCAAGATAAGGACTCCTGCCGTTCTTGCCGTTGGTCCCGGATCTTCCTTCAAGCGATGGGGCAATGGAGCCATCTGAACATGTGATTCAATGCCTGTCAGGGGATATTCAAAAAAACTTTTGGAAAGTTGTTCGATCCATTTCGGCCCAGCCATAAGGAGAGCTTACTTATTGCTTTTTTTCAGGTATTCTTCAAGTGCCATAGCCATGGACGGAGTTTCAGGAGTCGGCGCCTGAATGTCGAGTCTAAGCCCTGCATCCATTACAGCTTTTGCCGTTGCTTTTCCAAACGCTGCTATCCGAGTATTGCCCTGTTCGAAATCAGGAAAATTATCAAAAAGGGACTTAATGTCAAGCTGACTAAAAAATACCAGCACGTCGTATTTGATGTCTTTCAGATCGGAAAGGTCCGCTGATACGGTACGATACATGAATGCTTCCTGAAACTTTACCTTAGCTTCTTTGAGTACAACAGCAACATCCTTACTTCCAGACTCAGAGCTGGGAACCAGAAAAGGACCCGCTTCGCGATGCTTGACAAAGTATGGCATCAGTTCAGCGATAGATTTATTCCCGTGGAAAACCTTCCTCTTCCTGAAAATGATGAACTTTTGAAGATAATTGGCAACGGCTTCTGTGGCACAGAAGTATTTGGTCATCTCGGATATTCTGGCACGCATTTCCTCTCCAAGACGAAAGAAGTTTTCGATAGCATTTTTGCTGGTGAACACCACACATGGATATTCTTCCATTCTGATTCTTTGTCTCCTGAATTCCTTTTCTGTAAATCCATCGACCTGAATAAATGAACGCCAGTCGATCTGTAACTGGTACTTGGTTTCCACTTCGTAATAAGGTGACCTTTCCGGTTTAGGTTGTGAAACCAAGATAGAATTCACTTTCAAAAAGTTAGACGGGGAAATGGGCGAGGTCGTCGCCTTAGTGGTCTTTTTTACAGGCATCTATGCTTGGTTTTAACTAACCAGACCCTGACGATAGAGAAAAACACCTATCCAAACCAGGGGCGCGATTTCGCAGCTGCAAAGATACAATAAAAAGTGAAAAAGAGATGACCTCCAAGTATTCGCGGTAAGAAGAATATCTCTCAAAATTCTAAAAAAGTAAAACAAAGAGATGAAAATAGCAGTAACATATATCAATTTACCTGCTACATCAGGATGAACAAACGCGATCAGAAAATCTACAGGAATAAGAATCATAGACAAAATGCACCCAAAAATGATGATACTGAAGGTAATTTTGTCCAGTTCTTTGCTCAGTCCGAATATTCTCCCAATGTATCTGAGACTGAGATGTCGGATGGCATAAATCAGACAAATGCTGATCATGATCACTGCGATATAATATGGATTCTGCAGGCCTTTGTAATAAATGAAACTGAGATAAAGGAAAATACTCAACCCGATGAAATAAAGTCCGTAAAGAATCAAATAAATGATCATATTTCCCTCACGGCTCTCTCTGAAAATCAATCCGAGATAATTCAGGTTAAACAGGCTTCTGAACATCTGTAAAGTGATACTGCGATTGAGATTGATGGCAATTGCAAGTAGAAAAGTGAGAAAGAGCAACAACCAAAACAACAAATTTTTGACGTCCGCTATCTGGGTTGATCCCAGAGCGATTTTTGGCAGAAGCAATCTCTTGATTTTTGCTACCTGAGTGTCTGAGCTGTCCTTTACATACAAGGATGGTCTAAGTTCGAATGGATTTACGAGCCCTCTTAGGTCCGAACTTTCAGTATTTGTTATTCCAAGAGGCATGCTGTCCTTTGTCGTAGTCCTGATTTCAAAAGGATTCTTACTTTCTTGAGCGAAAATCTGAAAGCTACTAAGGATGAAGAAAAAAGCACTAAAAATAAGTCTCATCGATCAAGGGCAGATGAACTTAAATCCTATACCATGTATGTTGTCAATCTTGATGGATGGATCTTCTCCCAAATATTTCCGCAGCCTCGAAATGAAAACGTCCAAACTCCTGCCCATGAAATAATCGTCCTCGCCCCAAAGCGTCTCAAGAATAGAAGATCGTTTGATGACTTTATTTTTATTTTTAAGCAGATAGCTCAGGAGTTCGCTTTCGCGCTGAGTTAATATTCTGACATTGTCGTTCAGTATAAGTTGATATTCCTGTGGGATGTATTTGTATATACCAACCATCTGCTCGACTTCAGTTGTAGGCATTTCAAACACTCTTGACCTGCGCAGAAATATCTCAATCTTGAGGATCAACTCCTCAATACTGAAGGGTTTGGTCAGATAATCATCCCCACCCAATTTGAGGCCTTGAATCCTGTCGTCTTTTTGTGATTTAGCTGTAAGGAATATGATCGGAATCTGTTGATTTTTCTTCCTGATGGCCTCAGCAATACTAAACCCGTCCATACCGGGTAGCATCACATCTAGGATGACAAGGTCAAACTGGTCTGAGTTAAACTCATCTATTGTTTTCTTCCCGTCCCCACAATGCCTGATCTCATATCCCTGCAATTCCAGATGGTCTTTGGTTATGAAACTCAAAGTTTCGTCATCTTCTGCATATAATATTCTGGCTCGCTTCATGAAGAAAAATTTGGGAACAATATACGAACATTCGTTCCTTTTCCAAATTTGGACTCTATTTCGACCGGAAATTTATGCAATTCACAAATCCTATGGACATAAAACAAACCGATACCATATCCTTTGACGTCATGTACATCTCCGGTAGGTACACGATAAAACTTGTGGAATATTTTGTCCAGATGTTCCTGTCGTATACCGATACCTTGATCTTCGATTTCAAAGCATGCCTGGTCATTGATCCTTTTGAGTCTGACATGGACTACAGGCGCTTCCTTACTGTATTTTATAGCGTTGTCAAACAAATTGGACAATACATTACTCAGATGAAAACGATCAGCCTGGATCTGTACGTTTTCCAATTCATAGTCACGATAGACATGCCCCCCTCTGTCATTTGCCTTGAGAGCAAAAGGTGTAACGATTTCTTCAATGAGTTCATTCATGTTTAATTTCTCTTTTTTCAAGTGAAAGGTGGAGGATTCTACTTTGGCAATTTGGAGTATTTTTTCAACATGATCATTGATTCGTTGATTTTGAGTGCTGATGATCGTGCTATATTGAAGCAAGCGCTTGTCTTCCTGTATCAAAGGATGATTGAGCAGTACGTCAGTAGATAGCTTGATCGAAGATAAGGGTGTCTTAAACTCGTGAGTCATGTTATTGACAAAATCACGCATCAACTCAGAATATCTTTTCTGCCTCAACATGATGAAAATCGCAGTGGCAAAGATGATACAACCCAATAAGATCAGCAGGGAGAAAATGATCACTGAACTCATCTCCTGATAGAGGTACGAGTTTCTATCCGGAAACTTCACTTCAAAATAATGGTTGACGTCGGACTTTTTGGTTTTGACCTTTTTGAGTT from Saprospiraceae bacterium includes these protein-coding regions:
- a CDS encoding CoA pyrophosphatase: MAGPKWIEQLSKSFFEYPLTGIESHVQMAPLPHRLKEDPGPTARTAGVLILLYENDEDFVFPLIRRSAHPGDPHKSQISLPGGRQEETDSNLALTAIRESSEEIGVNTENILIVGSLSTLFIPVSQNIVHPYVAYYTGTPNFQLGENEVEELIPIRLHDLLADQNIEKRTIKTSYSDSIEVPGFVLDGHWVWGATAMILMEFKSHLLKMMGKGESPNIN
- a CDS encoding uroporphyrinogen-III synthase encodes the protein MKVNSILVSQPKPERSPYYEVETKYQLQIDWRSFIQVDGFTEKEFRRQRIRMEEYPCVVFTSKNAIENFFRLGEEMRARISEMTKYFCATEAVANYLQKFIIFRKRKVFHGNKSIAELMPYFVKHREAGPFLVPSSESGSKDVAVVLKEAKVKFQEAFMYRTVSADLSDLKDIKYDVLVFFSQLDIKSLFDNFPDFEQGNTRIAAFGKATAKAVMDAGLRLDIQAPTPETPSMAMALEEYLKKSNK
- a CDS encoding DUF4271 domain-containing protein codes for the protein MRLIFSAFFFILSSFQIFAQESKNPFEIRTTTKDSMPLGITNTESSDLRGLVNPFELRPSLYVKDSSDTQVAKIKRLLLPKIALGSTQIADVKNLLFWLLLFLTFLLAIAINLNRSITLQMFRSLFNLNYLGLIFRESREGNMIIYLILYGLYFIGLSIFLYLSFIYYKGLQNPYYIAVIMISICLIYAIRHLSLRYIGRIFGLSKELDKITFSIIIFGCILSMILIPVDFLIAFVHPDVAGKLIYVTAIFISLFYFFRILRDILLTANTWRSSLFHFLLYLCSCEIAPLVWIGVFLYRQGLVS
- a CDS encoding response regulator transcription factor; this translates as MKRARILYAEDDETLSFITKDHLELQGYEIRHCGDGKKTIDEFNSDQFDLVILDVMLPGMDGFSIAEAIRKKNQQIPIIFLTAKSQKDDRIQGLKLGGDDYLTKPFSIEELILKIEIFLRRSRVFEMPTTEVEQMVGIYKYIPQEYQLILNDNVRILTQRESELLSYLLKNKNKVIKRSSILETLWGEDDYFMGRSLDVFISRLRKYLGEDPSIKIDNIHGIGFKFICP
- a CDS encoding HAMP domain-containing histidine kinase → MSSFWIRMVVIIGALTVIGIFAMQAYYLRENFNKEEVEFNRSVNIALRNTAQLIASYNKVKLNEKGLIRKESSNLYVVNVNSFIEQSILVFYLESELDKQGIQAQFEYGIYDCANNELVYSECCVSSSQKKPIKLKKVKTKKSDVNHYFEVKFPDRNSYLYQEMSSVIIFSLLILLGCIIFATAIFIMLRQKRYSELMRDFVNNMTHEFKTPLSSIKLSTDVLLNHPLIQEDKRLLQYSTIISTQNQRINDHVEKILQIAKVESSTFHLKKEKLNMNELIEEIVTPFALKANDRGGHVYRDYELENVQIQADRFHLSNVLSNLFDNAIKYSKEAPVVHVRLKRINDQACFEIEDQGIGIRQEHLDKIFHKFYRVPTGDVHDVKGYGIGLFYVHRICELHKFPVEIESKFGKGTNVRILFPNFSS